The following DNA comes from Stigmatella erecta.
CAGGACTTGCCAGCGTGGATCCGGCGCAACTGGAGCGGGCGGGCACGGAGACTCCGCCGGTGCCCGAGGCCCTCGCCGCATACGCGGAAGAAGCACTCTACGAGGCGGAGCAGGACGAGGAGCACCCGCTGTCACCCGAGGAACTCACGCAGGTGCGCACCCTGGTGCGGCGTGGGCTGACGGCGCTGTGGGAGGCTCGGAAGGGACGTTGACGGATGGCTCGCGACAAGGACGACAACGAGGGCGGCTTCACGGGCAAGCGCAACAAGAGCTGGCGTGAAATCGACGCACAGCGCGGCAAGAGCCGCAGCCACTCGCGCCAGGATGACCCGGCCCAGCAGCGCATCGAGCGCAGCGCCTCGTACCAGAAGTACAAGACGGCCGCGGACGCGCTGTTCACCGGGGGCGAGCTGCCCCAGGGGCTCGCCGAGAAGTTCGACCCGGACGGCAAGCGCAAGGCCCAGAAGGCCGCGATGCAGAAGCTGGCCGAGGCCGAGACGCGCCAGGACTGGGTCCAGGGCGTCATCGCCTACCTGGAGAAGTACCCGGAGCTGCCCGAGGACGCGTACTTCCTCGACAGCCTGCTGGACCACCCGCGCGAGCGCATCTCCGGCCAGGCGCTCGCGAAGCTGGAGGCGCTGGAGGCCGAGGGCAAGCTGAAGACGAAGGTGCCCAAGAGCCTGGACGAGCGCCTGAAGTCCATTCAGCTCACCAGCATGGACCCCGACATGCAGGGCCGGGCCAAGGCGCTGCGCGAGAAGCTCAAGGCATAAGGGGCGTGGTCCACGTGCCCCGCGCCATGAGCCTCCGGAGTCTGCTCACCAGCATCGCGGGAATTCTCCTGGTGCTGGCCAGCCTCATCGCCGCCGCGCTGATGGTCATCACCAGCCGGATGGAGCAGAACAACGTCCAGCTCTGGCAAGCCGTGGAGAGCGTGCGCGCGGTGGAGCAGCTGGAGATCGCCCTGCTCCTGCACAACCGGGAGCAGCGGATGCTGGCGCTCACCGGGGACCCCAAGCACGCCGAGGCGATGCAGGAGGCGGAAGAAGAGCTCCACTACTGGCTGAAGCAGTCGCGCGCCTTCGTGGGCAGCCCCGCCGAGACGGTCATCGTCAACGAGGTGACGGCCTCGGTGGAGCTCTACCTGCGGCGCTCCGCGGAGCACCAGAGCACCCCCGGGAGGCTGCTCTCGGACGGGCCCCAGCTCATCACCCACGCCCTGGAGAACTCCGAGAAGCTCATCGAGGTGAACTTCGCCGACGCGCGCGCGGTGGCGGACGAGACCGACCGCTGGGATGGGCTGGCCAACCTGCTGGGGCTGAGCCTGACCGCGGCGATGGCCATCGGCCTGGGGGCGGGGCTGTGGAGCGTGCGCCGCTCGCTGTACCAGCCGCTGCTCTCCATCCGGGATGCCCTGGTGAACTTCCGCCCGGGCAAGGCGCAGGAGGTGGCGCCCGAGGTGGGCCCGCAGGAGCTGCGCGAGATCGCCCACGAGTTCAACCAGATGGCCGAGCGGCTCCAGCGCCAGCGCGAGGTGCAGCTGAGCTTCGTGGCGGGCGTGGCGCATGACCTGCGCAACCCGCTGAGCGCCCTGAAGCTGGGCGTCTCGACGATGCGGCCCCACCAGCCGCTGCCCCCCGAGGACAAGCTCCGGGAGCGCTTCGTCCTCATCACCCGCCAGGTGGAGCGCCTGGAGCGCATGGTGGAGGACCTGCTCGACACGGCGCGCATCGAGGCGGGGCGGCTGGAGCTGCGCCTGGAGAGCCAGGACTTGCGCGGAC
Coding sequences within:
- a CDS encoding HAMP domain-containing sensor histidine kinase, which codes for MSLRSLLTSIAGILLVLASLIAAALMVITSRMEQNNVQLWQAVESVRAVEQLEIALLLHNREQRMLALTGDPKHAEAMQEAEEELHYWLKQSRAFVGSPAETVIVNEVTASVELYLRRSAEHQSTPGRLLSDGPQLITHALENSEKLIEVNFADARAVADETDRWDGLANLLGLSLTAAMAIGLGAGLWSVRRSLYQPLLSIRDALVNFRPGKAQEVAPEVGPQELREIAHEFNQMAERLQRQREVQLSFVAGVAHDLRNPLSALKLGVSTMRPHQPLPPEDKLRERFVLITRQVERLERMVEDLLDTARIEAGRLELRLESQDLRGLVHEAVALHQGLSPAHELVAELPEAPVSVRCDPTRISQVLNNLLSNAIKYSPEGGQVRVALDTTAGEARVAVRDSGVGIPSSERESIFEPFRRSTRNRDTIPGVGLGLSVARRIIEAHGGHIAVESTPGVGSTFHFRLPLP